Proteins from a genomic interval of Prochlorothrix hollandica PCC 9006 = CALU 1027:
- the panB gene encoding 3-methyl-2-oxobutanoate hydroxymethyltransferase — protein sequence MPVSIRDILLYKQQGRLITALTAWDALWADMLDQAGVDLILVGDSLAMVALGHHTTLPLTLEEMIHHAKAVRRSVKNALLVCDLPFMSYQESPQQALRAAGRCLKEAEVEAVKVEGGYATMVATVATLVDAGIPVLGHVGLTPQSVHIQGLRQQGQSPENQDRLHQEALALEQAGAFGLVLEHIPDTLAQSISQSLSIPTIGIGAGAHCDGQILVTADVLGLGQRLPPFAKAYADLRSLSSQALAQFCQEVRNGQFPAPRSSPP from the coding sequence ATGCCTGTCTCTATCCGCGATATTTTGCTTTATAAACAACAGGGACGCTTAATCACAGCCCTAACGGCTTGGGATGCGCTGTGGGCGGACATGCTGGATCAAGCGGGGGTAGACCTCATTCTCGTAGGGGACTCTCTGGCTATGGTGGCCCTAGGACATCACACCACCTTGCCCCTGACCCTGGAGGAAATGATCCACCATGCCAAGGCCGTGCGACGATCGGTCAAAAACGCCCTTCTGGTCTGTGATCTCCCCTTCATGAGTTACCAAGAAAGTCCCCAGCAAGCCCTGCGGGCAGCGGGTCGATGCCTCAAGGAAGCGGAGGTGGAAGCCGTTAAGGTGGAAGGGGGCTATGCCACCATGGTTGCCACAGTTGCAACCCTGGTAGACGCAGGAATTCCAGTCTTGGGCCATGTGGGCCTTACCCCCCAATCCGTTCATATCCAAGGACTACGGCAACAGGGGCAGTCCCCCGAAAACCAGGATCGGCTGCACCAAGAAGCCCTGGCCCTAGAGCAAGCAGGAGCCTTTGGCTTAGTGCTAGAGCATATCCCCGATACCCTGGCCCAGTCCATTAGCCAAAGCCTCTCTATTCCCACCATCGGCATTGGGGCTGGTGCCCATTGTGATGGCCAAATCCTGGTAACCGCCGATGTTTTGGGTCTGGGTCAGCGCTTGCCCCCCTTTGCCAAAGCCTATGCCGACCTCCGTAGCCTTTCCAGCCAAGCCCTAGCCCAATTTTGCCAAGAAGTCCGCAACGGCCAGTTTCCTGCCCCCCGCTCCTCCCCGC
- a CDS encoding sugar transferase, whose protein sequence is MASNFEASPNPVSANSQVYPIVIPPLFSAAEAVGVKEKVEELCQQKGSVTSGVTSIVLDFSATTFMDSSGIGALVRCHTLAQNRGIELRLVQVAPTVMMALSLTELDQVLTIDTVTPNQQRSLPAASQGTENVVVMTHPSVHSKAKRLIDIAGAFVGLSFLALILPFVVIAIKFDDGGPIFFGQVRCSWLGRRFRMWKFRSMILNAEALKHTVENKAQGALFKNPNDPRITRVGRFLRRTSLDEFPQFWNVLRGEMSLVGTRPPTPDELERYEILQWSRLDIKPGITGEWQVNGRSNVSDFEDVVRLDLKYQENWSLSYDIKLLIKTVLLLFHKDSGSY, encoded by the coding sequence ATGGCCAGCAACTTTGAGGCTTCGCCAAATCCTGTCTCTGCGAATAGTCAGGTTTATCCCATCGTTATTCCCCCCCTCTTTAGTGCTGCTGAGGCGGTGGGGGTGAAAGAAAAGGTTGAGGAGCTTTGCCAACAGAAGGGGAGCGTGACTTCTGGCGTGACTTCCATTGTGTTGGACTTTTCTGCGACGACCTTTATGGATAGTAGTGGCATTGGTGCCTTAGTGCGATGTCACACCTTGGCCCAAAACCGGGGTATTGAGTTGAGATTAGTTCAGGTTGCCCCCACGGTGATGATGGCTCTGTCGTTGACGGAACTGGATCAGGTGCTGACGATCGATACCGTCACCCCGAACCAACAACGATCGCTCCCTGCGGCTAGCCAAGGCACAGAGAACGTGGTGGTCATGACCCATCCCTCGGTGCATTCCAAGGCGAAGCGCTTGATTGATATTGCTGGAGCCTTTGTTGGTTTGTCTTTTTTGGCCTTAATCCTACCGTTTGTCGTCATTGCCATCAAGTTTGATGATGGGGGTCCCATTTTCTTTGGTCAGGTGCGCTGTTCTTGGTTGGGTCGTCGGTTTCGGATGTGGAAGTTCCGATCGATGATCCTCAATGCTGAAGCCCTGAAACATACGGTAGAGAATAAGGCCCAGGGCGCGTTGTTTAAAAATCCTAATGATCCTCGCATTACCCGCGTTGGTCGTTTCTTGCGCCGGACTAGTTTGGATGAATTCCCCCAGTTTTGGAATGTGTTACGGGGGGAGATGAGTTTGGTGGGCACTCGTCCCCCCACACCCGATGAGTTGGAGCGCTACGAGATCCTGCAATGGAGCCGCCTGGATATTAAGCCGGGGATTACCGGGGAATGGCAGGTGAATGGTCGATCGAATGTGTCTGATTTTGAGGATGTGGTACGCTTAGACCTCAAATACCAGGAAAACTGGAGCTTAAGCTACGACATCAAGCTCCTCATCAAAACGGTTTTATTGCTCTTTCACAAAGACTCCGGATCCTATTAA
- a CDS encoding RNA-guided endonuclease InsQ/TnpB family protein produces MKVRYQYRIYPTPQQVKGLNQLFGCCRVVYNDALAIVRSVPQGEKWPSNAELQKLVITQAKKTAERKWLADVSAVPLQQSVQDLGVAFKNFFESRSGKRKGPKVGFPRFKKKLNQQSARFVRTGFSLKGNKLELAKLGRFKVKWSRPLPSEPSSVTIIRNTAGQYHASFVVEIGSINIEPLRPSIGVDLGIKTFAFLSTGDRVESPGYNRLDRKTRRFQRKLARQVKGSKRREKTRLRLAKLKLKTANIRKDFLHKTTTQLIHENQVVVLEDLAVKNMLGNRKLARAISEQGWGTARTLCEAKANRVNDREVRIISRWEPTSQICSDCGFRWGKVALSVRSILCVSCGTEHDRDGNAAKNIEKSGLGLTQDSKWTKNGRKTRMSGNPTALSSQPYSEQLGLFA; encoded by the coding sequence ATGAAAGTACGATACCAGTATCGAATTTATCCGACACCGCAACAGGTCAAAGGGCTGAATCAGCTTTTTGGGTGTTGTCGAGTTGTGTACAACGATGCCCTGGCGATTGTGCGGTCAGTGCCGCAGGGCGAGAAATGGCCCAGCAATGCTGAACTGCAAAAGCTGGTGATCACTCAGGCCAAAAAGACGGCTGAACGGAAATGGTTGGCCGATGTGTCAGCCGTGCCCTTGCAGCAGTCGGTTCAGGATTTAGGTGTTGCCTTCAAGAACTTTTTCGAGAGCCGTAGCGGTAAACGAAAAGGGCCAAAGGTGGGCTTCCCTCGGTTCAAAAAGAAGCTGAACCAACAGTCGGCACGGTTTGTTCGGACGGGATTCTCCCTCAAGGGCAATAAGCTTGAACTGGCCAAATTAGGCCGCTTCAAGGTGAAGTGGTCAAGGCCACTGCCCTCTGAGCCTAGCTCTGTGACCATTATCCGCAACACGGCTGGACAATACCATGCCAGCTTTGTCGTGGAGATTGGCTCCATCAACATTGAGCCACTACGGCCCTCAATTGGGGTAGATCTAGGCATCAAAACCTTTGCCTTTCTCAGCACAGGTGATCGGGTAGAATCCCCTGGATATAATCGGTTAGACCGAAAGACGCGACGGTTTCAGCGTAAGCTGGCCCGCCAAGTTAAAGGGTCTAAGCGTCGCGAAAAGACTAGGCTACGCCTTGCAAAGCTGAAGCTAAAAACGGCCAATATCCGAAAAGACTTTCTCCACAAGACCACGACCCAGCTCATCCACGAAAATCAAGTGGTGGTGTTGGAGGATCTGGCGGTGAAGAATATGCTTGGTAATCGGAAGTTGGCACGGGCCATCAGTGAGCAGGGTTGGGGCACCGCACGAACCTTGTGCGAGGCCAAGGCCAACAGGGTTAATGATCGAGAGGTCAGGATCATCAGTCGGTGGGAGCCAACCAGTCAGATCTGTTCTGATTGTGGCTTTCGGTGGGGCAAGGTTGCTCTATCGGTTCGTTCCATCCTCTGTGTGAGTTGCGGAACCGAACATGATAGAGATGGTAATGCCGCCAAAAATATCGAAAAGTCTGGGTTGGGGCTAACCCAAGACTCTAAATGGACAAAGAACGGGCGTAAGACCAGGATGTCTGGCAATCCGACTGCTTTGTCTAGCCAGCCGTACAGCGAACAGCTTGGATTATTCGCCTAG
- the mraY gene encoding phospho-N-acetylmuramoyl-pentapeptide-transferase, translating into MDARFSVTRGVFLSGRQLLWGLTGCISAVALILDQWAARSPLQLQSLFLPLVVCTLATSLLGHWAVPLLRQLKAGQFIREDGPQAHLKKAGTPTMGGIFVIPVGLVVALLWSGFALSTVAVSLLTLAYGFIGWLDDWQILRHHSNKGISPLTKLALQVGFGSLFCLWVGWSHGFSTDLTTVQLPWQNWVLPLGFLFWPLAVFTLTAESNATNLTDGLDGLAAGTGAIALVGLGAIVAPNHPDLTLFCAALGGSYLGFLTHNRNPARVFMGDTGSLALGGALAAVAIMSNTLWALLLAGGLFCFESISVVLQVGYYKATKGADGIGKRLFKMAPYHHHLELSGWHETRIVAFFYGITALLSAIAVTVSLT; encoded by the coding sequence GTGGATGCTAGATTTTCCGTAACACGAGGGGTCTTCCTCTCCGGTCGTCAACTCCTGTGGGGATTAACCGGCTGCATTAGTGCAGTTGCCCTAATCCTGGATCAATGGGCTGCCCGATCGCCCCTTCAACTCCAATCCCTGTTTTTGCCCTTGGTGGTTTGTACCCTGGCCACCTCGCTCCTAGGACACTGGGCTGTCCCCCTGCTGCGCCAACTGAAAGCAGGCCAGTTCATCCGCGAAGATGGACCCCAGGCACACCTGAAAAAAGCAGGCACCCCCACCATGGGCGGTATCTTTGTGATTCCCGTTGGTCTCGTGGTGGCCCTGCTCTGGTCTGGGTTTGCCCTGTCCACTGTGGCCGTCTCCCTGCTGACCCTAGCCTATGGTTTCATTGGTTGGCTGGATGACTGGCAAATTTTACGCCATCACTCCAACAAAGGAATTTCCCCCCTCACCAAACTCGCCCTACAAGTGGGTTTTGGTAGCCTCTTTTGTCTGTGGGTCGGCTGGAGCCACGGTTTCAGCACAGACCTGACCACGGTGCAACTACCCTGGCAAAATTGGGTTCTGCCCCTAGGCTTTCTGTTTTGGCCCTTGGCTGTCTTCACCCTCACCGCTGAAAGCAACGCCACAAACTTAACCGATGGTCTGGATGGCCTCGCTGCTGGAACCGGCGCGATCGCCCTCGTAGGTCTGGGGGCGATCGTAGCCCCAAACCACCCCGACCTCACCCTCTTTTGTGCCGCCTTAGGGGGCAGCTACCTGGGCTTTCTCACCCATAACCGCAACCCAGCACGGGTTTTTATGGGGGACACTGGCTCCCTGGCCCTGGGGGGTGCCCTGGCCGCCGTCGCCATTATGAGTAATACGCTCTGGGCCTTGTTATTGGCCGGTGGTCTGTTCTGCTTCGAGTCTATCTCTGTCGTTCTTCAGGTGGGCTACTACAAAGCCACCAAGGGGGCTGATGGCATCGGTAAGCGTCTCTTTAAGATGGCCCCATACCACCATCACTTAGAACTCAGTGGCTGGCATGAAACGCGCATTGTTGCCTTCTTCTATGGCATTACGGCCCTACTCAGCGCGATCGCCGTTACCGTCAGCCTCACTTAA
- a CDS encoding 2-phosphosulfolactate phosphatase family protein — MKLSLFHTPELTPTTSQPACAIVIDVLRATTTIASALQAGAEAVQAFSDLEKLMAISEQWPGEKRLRAGERGGQKVEGYDLGNSPLDCTPECVGGKRLFVSTTNGTRALQRVEMAPTVLTAALVNRQRVVNYLQSVQPETVWMVGSGWEGSFSLEDTVCAGAIAHQLSQVTQRPLMELAANDEVVAAVALFQQWHDRLVDLLHHASHGQRLLRLGNTADLEFCAQLDVLTVLPMQRERGVLVKS; from the coding sequence GTGAAGCTATCTCTGTTCCATACCCCAGAACTGACCCCTACGACCAGCCAACCTGCCTGTGCCATTGTCATTGATGTGTTGCGGGCCACGACCACGATCGCCAGCGCCTTGCAAGCAGGAGCCGAAGCGGTTCAAGCCTTTAGTGATTTAGAGAAATTGATGGCCATCAGCGAGCAATGGCCTGGGGAAAAACGGCTGCGTGCCGGGGAACGGGGAGGGCAAAAAGTAGAGGGCTACGATTTGGGCAATTCCCCCCTCGATTGCACCCCAGAGTGTGTGGGCGGTAAGCGCCTGTTTGTCAGCACCACCAATGGCACCCGTGCCCTACAACGGGTCGAGATGGCTCCCACGGTGCTGACCGCTGCCCTGGTCAACCGTCAGCGGGTGGTCAACTATCTTCAGTCTGTCCAGCCGGAAACCGTGTGGATGGTGGGATCGGGCTGGGAAGGCAGTTTTTCCCTGGAAGATACGGTGTGTGCGGGGGCGATCGCCCACCAACTCAGTCAGGTTACCCAACGCCCCTTGATGGAACTGGCCGCCAATGACGAAGTGGTGGCTGCGGTTGCGTTGTTTCAGCAGTGGCACGATCGTCTGGTGGATTTATTGCACCATGCTAGCCATGGTCAGCGGTTGCTGCGCCTGGGTAATACGGCAGATCTGGAATTTTGCGCCCAATTGGATGTCTTAACGGTGTTGCCGATGCAACGGGAACGGGGCGTGTTGGTTAAATCCTAG